In the Streptomyces sp. cg36 genome, one interval contains:
- a CDS encoding RICIN domain-containing protein has product MSLWTSLEPASATVDPGSTTRVRLRVRNTGDVVDEYHFEPVGGPAPWTTVEPRSLRLYPGTTGTVELTFAPPRTPDATAGPTPYAVRITPTEHPHAVTVPEGNLTVTPFSEVRAELVPVTVKGRWRGRPRLAVDNLGNTKLTASVGGSDTGEHLTYEVRPASLQIEPGRAAFVDAVLRPRRIIWFGSKEERPFTLAVRRSGAEPTPVNGTYVQRGVLPRWLATCVGLFMALAITFVMLWIAYKPQVRSSALEQTQQAGNTLAPSPPPSAPPAPANPAPTPDKPRENGSGGGNGGGGGAPAKPKKPAPKPIVPATDIMLRNTTTKMCAELPGHGKGELNGPVQQSTCNETGDNQIWNLEVSDPKGGPGGVPLFVIRNVTDQLCMDLPYNGAAPVTTPITEFTCNTTTGDNQLWWIQKQDSGAYWIRNFASDNKCLDVAGMSDGGVDAKLTLFDCTNTDDQEWQVVHPSKTG; this is encoded by the coding sequence GTGAGCCTTTGGACTTCCCTGGAACCCGCGTCCGCGACCGTCGACCCCGGCAGCACCACCCGCGTGCGCCTGCGTGTCCGCAACACCGGTGACGTGGTGGACGAGTACCACTTCGAACCCGTCGGCGGACCCGCGCCCTGGACCACGGTGGAGCCACGTTCCCTGCGGCTCTACCCCGGCACGACGGGGACGGTGGAGCTGACGTTCGCGCCGCCGCGCACCCCGGACGCGACGGCCGGACCCACCCCGTACGCGGTACGGATCACTCCCACCGAGCATCCGCACGCGGTGACCGTTCCCGAGGGGAACCTCACCGTCACGCCGTTCAGCGAAGTGCGCGCGGAGCTGGTGCCGGTGACGGTCAAGGGGCGGTGGCGGGGACGGCCGCGCCTGGCCGTGGACAACCTCGGCAACACCAAGCTGACCGCGTCGGTCGGCGGCAGCGACACCGGGGAGCACCTGACGTACGAGGTCCGCCCCGCCTCGCTGCAGATCGAGCCGGGCCGGGCGGCGTTCGTGGACGCGGTGCTCAGGCCGCGGCGGATCATCTGGTTCGGCTCCAAGGAGGAGCGGCCGTTCACCCTGGCCGTCCGCCGCTCGGGCGCCGAGCCCACCCCGGTGAACGGCACCTATGTGCAGCGCGGTGTCCTGCCGCGCTGGCTGGCGACCTGCGTCGGCCTCTTCATGGCCCTGGCGATCACCTTCGTCATGCTGTGGATCGCCTACAAGCCGCAGGTGCGCAGCAGCGCCCTGGAGCAGACCCAGCAGGCGGGCAACACCCTCGCGCCCAGCCCCCCGCCCTCGGCGCCGCCCGCCCCCGCCAACCCGGCGCCGACCCCCGACAAGCCCCGCGAGAACGGGAGCGGAGGCGGGAACGGAGGTGGTGGAGGGGCACCGGCCAAGCCCAAGAAGCCCGCCCCAAAACCCATCGTGCCTGCCACCGACATCATGCTGCGCAACACCACCACCAAGATGTGCGCGGAGCTCCCCGGGCACGGCAAGGGCGAACTCAACGGTCCTGTCCAGCAGTCCACCTGCAATGAGACGGGCGACAACCAGATCTGGAACCTCGAAGTGTCGGACCCCAAGGGCGGTCCGGGCGGGGTGCCGCTCTTCGTGATCCGCAACGTCACGGACCAGCTGTGCATGGACCTGCCCTACAACGGCGCCGCACCGGTCACGACGCCCATCACCGAGTTCACCTGCAACACCACGACGGGCGACAACCAGCTGTGGTGGATCCAGAAGCAGGACAGCGGCGCCTACTGGATCCGCAACTTCGCCAGTGACAACAAGTGCCTGGACGTGGCGGGCATGAGCGACGGCGGGGTCGACGCCAAGCTGACGCTCTTCGACTGCACCAACACCGACGACCAGGAGTGGCAGGTCGTCCACCCCTCGAAGACGGGCTGA
- a CDS encoding DUF4157 domain-containing protein — MHAYGSRSQQGDERAPGRPARLPQTPGRSAPEIQRLAGNAAFAKAVEAQRHAHGPGCGHTDAAQAPVQRRMAVPESAHDHGHDHDHDHKAEVEPGMDSIAEATSTPGKRLPSRIIETAEAHYPMKFGHVLMHNEPVAQRSAEAFGARAYTTGSHIVSSETQLDDETMLHEVDHVYQQAMGQVAGTANKAGAKVSDPRDSFERSAAANGKRMANGQAPDLSLPGGGGA; from the coding sequence GTGCACGCGTACGGAAGCCGCAGCCAGCAGGGCGACGAGCGGGCGCCGGGCCGCCCCGCGCGCCTGCCGCAGACACCGGGACGGTCGGCGCCGGAGATCCAGCGGCTGGCCGGGAACGCCGCGTTCGCCAAGGCCGTCGAGGCGCAGCGGCACGCGCACGGACCGGGCTGCGGCCACACCGACGCGGCGCAGGCGCCGGTCCAGCGGCGCATGGCGGTGCCCGAGAGCGCCCACGACCACGGCCATGATCACGACCACGACCACAAAGCCGAGGTGGAGCCCGGTATGGACTCGATAGCGGAGGCGACCTCCACCCCCGGCAAGCGGCTGCCTTCGCGGATCATCGAGACGGCCGAGGCGCACTACCCGATGAAGTTCGGCCATGTCCTGATGCACAACGAGCCCGTGGCGCAGCGGTCGGCCGAGGCGTTCGGCGCCCGGGCCTACACCACCGGCTCCCACATCGTCTCCAGCGAGACGCAGCTCGACGACGAGACCATGCTGCACGAGGTCGACCACGTCTACCAGCAGGCCATGGGGCAGGTGGCGGGCACCGCCAACAAGGCGGGGGCGAAGGTCTCCGACCCCAGGGACTCCTTCGAGCGCAGTGCCGCGGCGAACGGCAAGCGCATGGCCAACGGCCAGGCCCCCGATCTGAGTCTGCCCGGCGGTGGCGGCGCGTGA
- a CDS encoding phage tail sheath subtilisin-like domain-containing protein — MPSYLSPGVYVEEVASGSRPIEGVGTSVAAFVGLAPTGPLNEPTLVTNWSQYVASFGDFADGYYLAHSVYGFFNNGGSAAYVVRVGGSADGAADSRAEASGPAAVRGAAAPAALPAAEPAQLGTFAVTATATGTNGPLSVEVADPEGEGPAERFKLIVKDGGKPVETFDVSAKKGNRAYVVTQVKEQSKLITVTEAAPAAQLVRPDNQTVALAAPPAPEPVAPVENVPDEAAHPGPAHYLGDSADRTGFGGLEAIDEISMVAVPDLMAAYERGAIDLEAVKAVQLGLIAHCELMGDRVAIIDPPPSLNARQIRVWRQETAGYDSKYAALYYPWIKTFDPASGRSRLIPPSGHVAGIWARNDSERGVHKAPANEVVRGAVDLELQITRGEQDLLNPIGVNCIRAFPGRGIRVWGARTLSSDPAWRYLNIRRYFNYLEESILIGTQWVVFEPNDHNLWARIRRNVSAFLVNEWRSGALFGQSPSEAYYVKCDEETNPPESVDVGRVVCEIGIAPVKPAEFVIFRLAQFSSGSGELEE; from the coding sequence ATGCCGTCCTATCTGTCGCCCGGCGTCTACGTCGAGGAGGTGGCCAGCGGTTCGCGCCCGATCGAGGGTGTGGGCACGTCGGTCGCCGCCTTCGTCGGGCTCGCCCCGACCGGACCGCTCAACGAGCCGACACTGGTGACCAACTGGAGTCAGTACGTGGCGTCCTTCGGCGACTTCGCCGACGGTTACTACCTCGCGCACTCGGTGTACGGGTTCTTCAACAACGGCGGTTCCGCCGCCTACGTGGTCCGTGTCGGCGGCTCGGCCGACGGCGCCGCCGACAGCCGCGCCGAGGCGTCCGGCCCGGCCGCCGTGCGGGGCGCCGCCGCCCCGGCCGCGCTGCCCGCCGCCGAGCCCGCGCAGCTCGGCACGTTCGCCGTGACGGCCACCGCCACGGGCACCAACGGTCCGCTGAGCGTCGAGGTCGCCGATCCCGAGGGCGAGGGCCCCGCCGAGCGGTTCAAGCTGATCGTCAAGGACGGCGGCAAGCCCGTCGAGACCTTCGACGTCAGCGCCAAGAAGGGCAACCGGGCCTACGTCGTCACGCAGGTCAAGGAGCAGTCCAAGCTGATCACGGTGACGGAGGCGGCGCCCGCGGCGCAGCTGGTCCGGCCGGACAACCAGACCGTGGCGCTGGCCGCGCCGCCCGCTCCCGAGCCCGTCGCGCCCGTGGAGAACGTCCCGGACGAGGCCGCCCACCCCGGCCCGGCCCACTACCTCGGCGACTCCGCCGACCGTACGGGCTTCGGCGGGCTGGAGGCCATCGACGAGATCTCCATGGTCGCGGTCCCCGACCTGATGGCGGCCTACGAGCGCGGCGCGATCGACCTGGAGGCCGTCAAGGCCGTCCAGCTCGGACTCATCGCCCACTGCGAGCTGATGGGCGACCGGGTCGCCATCATCGACCCGCCGCCCTCGCTCAACGCCCGCCAGATCCGCGTGTGGCGCCAGGAGACGGCCGGTTACGACTCCAAGTACGCGGCCCTGTACTACCCCTGGATCAAGACGTTCGACCCGGCGTCGGGCCGGTCCCGGCTGATTCCGCCGAGCGGTCACGTCGCCGGCATCTGGGCCCGCAACGACTCGGAGCGCGGGGTGCACAAGGCTCCCGCCAACGAGGTCGTGCGCGGTGCCGTCGACCTCGAACTCCAGATCACCCGCGGCGAGCAGGACCTCCTCAACCCCATCGGCGTCAACTGCATCCGGGCCTTCCCCGGCCGCGGCATCCGCGTCTGGGGTGCCCGCACCCTCTCCTCCGACCCGGCCTGGCGTTACCTGAACATCCGCCGGTACTTCAACTACCTGGAGGAGTCGATCCTGATCGGCACCCAGTGGGTGGTGTTCGAGCCGAACGACCACAACCTGTGGGCCCGGATCCGGCGCAACGTCTCGGCGTTCCTGGTCAACGAGTGGCGCAGCGGCGCGCTCTTCGGCCAGAGCCCGAGCGAGGCGTACTACGTCAAGTGCGACGAGGAGACGAACCCGCCGGAGTCGGTCGACGTCGGCCGGGTCGTGTGCGAGATCGGCATCGCGCCGGTCAAGCCCGCCGAGTTCGTGATCTTCCGGCTGGCGCAGTTCTCCAGTGGCAGCGGCGAGCTGGAGGAGTAG
- a CDS encoding phage tail protein: MSLQPGDSLTSHNFGLQIDGVMVEYLAEVSGLSLEQDVIKYPQNNGATGKNEIALLPGTQKDGQCTVVRGMTQSSSFTQWINDSINGRMATARKNASIILMDYEDNPVKRYNLRNAWCSKIDASAVKAGEAAALTETVTIVFEELVIE; encoded by the coding sequence ATGTCTCTCCAGCCGGGTGACTCCCTCACCTCACACAATTTCGGGCTCCAGATCGACGGGGTGATGGTCGAGTACCTCGCCGAGGTCAGCGGCCTCAGCCTCGAACAGGACGTCATCAAGTACCCGCAGAACAACGGCGCGACCGGCAAGAACGAGATCGCGCTGCTGCCGGGTACGCAGAAGGACGGCCAGTGCACGGTCGTGCGCGGCATGACCCAGTCCTCCTCTTTCACCCAGTGGATCAACGACTCCATCAACGGCCGGATGGCGACGGCGCGCAAGAACGCCTCGATCATCCTGATGGACTACGAGGACAACCCGGTCAAGCGCTACAACCTGCGCAATGCCTGGTGCAGCAAGATCGACGCGAGCGCCGTGAAGGCCGGCGAGGCCGCCGCACTGACCGAGACCGTCACCATCGTGTTCGAAGAACTGGTCATCGAATAA
- a CDS encoding DUF6760 family protein, which produces MTYATDRLHEEIAYVAYHFHWSLETILDMEHHDRRRYTDQIASLVARGAGEG; this is translated from the coding sequence GTGACGTACGCGACCGACCGGCTGCACGAGGAAATCGCGTACGTCGCCTACCACTTCCACTGGAGCCTGGAAACGATCCTGGACATGGAGCACCACGACCGCCGCCGCTACACGGACCAGATCGCGTCCCTGGTGGCGCGCGGCGCGGGGGAGGGCTGA
- a CDS encoding phage tail protein yields MSRQDPGSTIWFSLSIDGESLGYFNGCDGLSSQVEIEHRQEGGNNGFVWALPTRVTFSTIRLTRPLTPDTTKVAKWISSVQTGVKRPTAQIAALRADGSQVARWGLIDVLPVSWTGPTLDPASPAVATEVLEIAHHGFTD; encoded by the coding sequence ATGTCCCGTCAGGACCCGGGTTCCACCATCTGGTTCAGCCTCTCCATCGACGGCGAGAGCCTGGGCTACTTCAACGGGTGTGACGGGCTGTCCTCCCAGGTGGAGATCGAGCACCGGCAGGAGGGCGGCAACAACGGGTTCGTCTGGGCGCTGCCCACCCGCGTCACCTTCTCCACCATCCGGCTGACCCGTCCGCTCACCCCGGACACCACCAAGGTCGCCAAGTGGATCTCGTCCGTGCAGACCGGGGTCAAACGGCCCACCGCTCAGATCGCGGCCCTGCGGGCGGACGGTTCGCAGGTCGCCCGCTGGGGGCTGATCGACGTCCTGCCCGTCAGCTGGACGGGGCCGACCCTCGACCCGGCGAGCCCGGCCGTCGCCACGGAGGTGCTGGAGATAGCCCACCACGGCTTCACCGACTGA
- a CDS encoding LysM peptidoglycan-binding domain-containing protein: MPKSKGAGKSLVRATLAIHEPPLGTSTTPGGLIETFSFEFNPAQLSISRRAQWKVTPTAAVRDGSKPEFMGPEPREMTVEIFLDTSEEPTEKTVLKKVDTLLSCCETTDLSIDADQPSPPWVVFEWGSFSTARFTAYVSSVEAAYSLFSTTGVPIRAMCQMRLHEIPSKVKRQNPTSGALTVQRVHRVVAGDTLQSLAWRQYGDANAWRAIAEANGIDDPSRLGSGAELILPAAEEVRR, encoded by the coding sequence ATGCCGAAGAGCAAGGGCGCGGGCAAGAGCCTGGTACGCGCCACCCTGGCCATCCACGAACCCCCGCTCGGCACCAGCACCACACCCGGTGGACTGATCGAGACGTTCAGCTTCGAGTTCAACCCCGCGCAGCTCTCGATCAGCCGCCGCGCCCAGTGGAAGGTGACGCCCACGGCGGCCGTGCGGGACGGCTCCAAGCCGGAGTTCATGGGTCCCGAACCCCGGGAGATGACCGTCGAGATCTTCCTCGACACCTCCGAGGAACCGACCGAGAAGACGGTCCTGAAGAAGGTCGACACGCTGCTGAGCTGCTGCGAGACCACCGACCTGAGCATCGACGCGGACCAGCCGTCGCCGCCCTGGGTGGTCTTCGAGTGGGGGTCGTTCTCGACGGCCCGGTTCACCGCGTACGTCTCCTCGGTGGAGGCGGCGTACTCCCTGTTCAGCACCACCGGTGTGCCCATCCGCGCCATGTGCCAGATGCGTCTGCACGAGATCCCCTCGAAGGTGAAGCGGCAGAACCCGACGTCGGGCGCGCTCACCGTGCAGCGCGTGCACCGGGTCGTCGCCGGTGACACGCTCCAGTCGCTGGCGTGGCGCCAGTACGGGGACGCCAACGCCTGGCGGGCGATCGCCGAGGCGAACGGCATCGACGACCCGTCGCGGCTGGGGTCCGGGGCCGAACTCATCCTGCCCGCGGCCGAGGAGGTGCGTCGCTGA
- a CDS encoding VgrG-related protein, which yields MSPTAFSTVLDVTFRGKQLLPDIAPLLVGGTVDQGAGVPAAFRLTFRDPGRLVLAKMNVQFGTEVVITPIADGQGNGVPLLTGEVTAMEADYDGGGTFTVIRGYDYGHRLMRQRRVMAYRNQLASDIARTIAGQNGVRIGRIETTQTLYEFLSQPNVSDWDFLARLADENQMVMSLDSKGRLNFVKPKPSSGAPSPNADSDQNPFVLRARRDILRLRAAVTAADQVNQVESRGWNVTTKRKIKETQRISTDASIGIGIEPGKIARKFASAKLVQTEAPYDTVSEVRHAAKALAADVTSSFAEVEVVVRGNPKLRPGVPVALAKVGEPFEGKYTVTSVQHIFGDNKHYESLVTVTGRQWRSMYGLASGGGGGEAARLPGVVNALVTDVQDPLEQGRVKLTFPWLDDNYVSDWARVVQWGGKGGGGIFPMDVGDEVLVGFDRGALDHPFVLGGLYNGRDEPTPNDAPLHYGLKKQASRHTVSDRKGNRVDLLSQQTGMRRQGVRIATGNDRLTINLDRTKTEITVDSAGAVSIKGGRSVSVRAGTDLTLSAARSLTIKSGGPLNIQGGSTVNMRAGGAMALNATGAVVVDAGGLLNLMGGASVQVGAALNTTIKAMNTMIVSPTFEVTTFPVVVPPP from the coding sequence ATGTCGCCCACCGCCTTCTCCACCGTCCTCGACGTCACCTTCCGGGGCAAGCAGCTGCTGCCCGACATCGCCCCGCTCCTGGTGGGCGGCACGGTCGACCAGGGCGCCGGCGTGCCCGCCGCCTTCCGGCTCACCTTCCGCGACCCCGGCCGGCTGGTCCTGGCCAAGATGAACGTGCAGTTCGGCACCGAAGTGGTCATCACGCCGATCGCCGACGGCCAGGGCAACGGCGTTCCCCTGCTGACCGGCGAGGTCACCGCCATGGAGGCCGACTACGACGGCGGCGGCACCTTCACCGTGATCCGCGGCTACGACTACGGGCACCGGCTGATGCGCCAGCGCCGGGTCATGGCGTACCGCAACCAGCTCGCCTCCGACATCGCCCGCACGATCGCCGGCCAGAACGGCGTGCGCATCGGCCGCATCGAGACGACGCAGACGCTGTACGAGTTCCTCAGCCAGCCCAACGTCAGCGACTGGGACTTCCTGGCGCGGCTCGCCGACGAGAACCAGATGGTGATGTCGCTCGACTCCAAGGGGCGGCTGAACTTCGTCAAGCCGAAGCCGTCGTCCGGGGCGCCCTCGCCCAACGCCGACAGCGACCAGAACCCGTTCGTGCTGCGGGCGCGCCGGGACATCCTGCGGCTGCGCGCCGCCGTCACCGCCGCCGACCAGGTCAACCAGGTCGAGTCGCGCGGCTGGAACGTCACCACCAAGAGGAAGATCAAGGAGACCCAGCGGATCAGTACGGACGCGAGCATCGGGATCGGCATCGAACCCGGCAAGATCGCGCGGAAGTTCGCGTCCGCCAAGCTCGTCCAGACCGAAGCGCCCTACGACACGGTCAGCGAGGTGCGGCACGCCGCCAAGGCCCTGGCCGCCGACGTGACCTCGTCCTTCGCCGAGGTGGAGGTCGTCGTGCGCGGCAACCCCAAGCTGCGCCCGGGAGTGCCGGTGGCGCTGGCCAAGGTGGGCGAACCCTTCGAGGGCAAGTACACCGTCACCTCCGTGCAGCACATCTTCGGCGACAACAAGCACTACGAGTCCCTGGTGACCGTCACCGGCCGCCAGTGGCGCTCGATGTACGGACTGGCCTCCGGCGGCGGGGGAGGGGAGGCCGCCCGGCTGCCCGGTGTGGTCAACGCCCTCGTCACCGACGTCCAGGACCCCCTGGAGCAGGGCAGGGTCAAGCTCACGTTCCCCTGGCTGGACGACAACTACGTCAGCGACTGGGCGCGCGTGGTGCAGTGGGGCGGCAAGGGCGGCGGCGGCATCTTCCCCATGGACGTGGGCGACGAGGTGCTCGTCGGCTTCGACCGGGGAGCCCTGGACCACCCCTTCGTACTGGGCGGGCTCTACAACGGGCGCGACGAACCCACCCCCAACGACGCCCCCTTGCACTACGGGCTGAAGAAGCAGGCCAGCAGGCACACCGTGTCCGACCGCAAGGGCAACCGCGTGGACCTGCTCAGCCAGCAGACCGGCATGCGCAGACAGGGTGTGCGGATCGCCACCGGAAACGACCGGCTGACCATCAACCTCGACCGCACCAAGACCGAGATCACCGTGGACAGCGCGGGCGCCGTCAGCATCAAGGGCGGGCGCTCGGTGTCGGTCAGGGCGGGCACCGACCTGACGCTCAGCGCCGCCCGCAGCCTGACCATCAAGAGCGGCGGGCCGCTCAACATCCAGGGCGGCAGCACGGTCAACATGCGTGCCGGGGGCGCGATGGCCCTGAACGCGACGGGTGCCGTGGTCGTGGACGCCGGGGGCCTGCTGAACCTCATGGGCGGCGCCAGTGTGCAGGTCGGCGCCGCCCTCAACACGACGATCAAGGCCATGAACACCATGATCGTCTCCCCGACGTTCGAAGTGACCACTTTCCCGGTCGTGGTGCCGCCCCCGTGA
- a CDS encoding GPW/gp25 family protein, protein MAEQFVGSGWAFPLRIGPTGGIALVSGEREVEEAIRLVLATAPGERPMRPEFGCAIHDLVFAPVNEQTAGRIQHEVYMSLDRWEPRIEVQDVEVTTGGDQSVLYIDVRYSIRGTNNPRSLVFPFYVIPSHDEPGPPGSSDGPGGPPGPGNHPESDR, encoded by the coding sequence ATGGCCGAACAGTTCGTCGGTTCCGGCTGGGCGTTCCCGCTGCGCATCGGGCCCACCGGCGGGATCGCGCTGGTGAGCGGCGAGCGGGAGGTGGAGGAGGCGATCCGGCTCGTACTGGCCACCGCGCCCGGGGAGCGGCCCATGCGCCCCGAGTTCGGCTGCGCCATCCACGACCTGGTCTTCGCTCCGGTCAACGAGCAGACGGCGGGCCGCATCCAGCACGAGGTGTACATGAGCCTCGACCGCTGGGAGCCGCGCATCGAGGTCCAGGACGTCGAGGTCACCACCGGCGGCGACCAGAGCGTGCTGTACATCGACGTCCGCTATTCGATCCGGGGCACCAACAACCCGCGCAGCCTCGTCTTCCCCTTCTACGTCATCCCCTCCCACGACGAGCCCGGTCCGCCGGGCTCATCGGACGGTCCCGGCGGACCGCCCGGCCCCGGTAACCACCCCGAAAGCGACCGCTGA
- a CDS encoding putative baseplate assembly protein — protein sequence MSLPSPNLDDRRFQQFVDDAKRYIQQRAPEWTDHNVSDPGVTLIETVAHMADQIVYRLNRVPEKNHLAFLDLVGITLFPPAAARSEVTFWLSAPQEEAIAVPVGTEVSTLRTEGDEAVVFATERELAVVPCSLGHLVVQHQGRPVADRTIDLVEGRDVACFAEAPCPGDCMLLGLTAAVPHCALALELDSRVDGVGVDPRQPPLVWEAWTEDGWQPCEVDRDGTGGLNRPGDVVLHIPGGHVLSRNGGHEAGWVRCRVSEPLTGQPFYTTTPTIRSAEAFTIGGTTRAVHAETVHDEALGESTGLPGQRLRLVNVPVVADDPPLLLQTAAHEGWQDWQVVSHFAASGPGDRHVTLDAATGEIAFGPAVREPDGTLRQYGAVAPKGAVIRARRYRTGGGRAGNVARGAVQVLRTSIPYVSEVVNREAARGGVDGETVEEAKLRAPITLRAQERAVTLRDYEELARRAAPETARITCLEGEEGEHGAYAVRVVVVPQAVPDPGGRLRFEQLVPGDDLLGRITRHLDERRLIGTRLAVGPPYYQGVTVVATVHAFRGVDTDRVRRQAHDALYRHLDPLTGGADGRGWPFGRPVQSGEVFAVLQRVPGVELVDQVVLHPADPLTGKRGDPTDRIDLDAPSLVFSYDHRVRVIGDSA from the coding sequence ATGTCCCTGCCCTCTCCCAACCTCGACGACCGCCGCTTCCAGCAGTTCGTCGACGACGCCAAGCGCTACATCCAGCAGCGCGCCCCGGAATGGACCGACCACAACGTCTCCGATCCCGGCGTCACCCTGATCGAAACGGTCGCGCACATGGCGGACCAGATCGTCTACCGCCTCAACCGGGTTCCGGAGAAGAACCACCTCGCCTTCCTCGACCTGGTGGGCATCACCCTCTTCCCGCCGGCGGCGGCCCGCAGCGAGGTGACGTTCTGGCTGTCCGCGCCGCAGGAGGAGGCCATCGCCGTGCCGGTGGGCACCGAGGTCTCCACCCTGCGCACCGAAGGAGACGAGGCGGTCGTCTTCGCCACCGAGCGCGAACTGGCCGTCGTCCCCTGCTCGCTCGGGCACCTGGTGGTCCAGCACCAGGGCCGGCCGGTCGCCGACCGCACCATCGACCTCGTCGAGGGCCGGGACGTGGCGTGCTTCGCCGAGGCCCCCTGCCCCGGCGACTGCATGCTGCTGGGCCTGACCGCCGCCGTCCCGCACTGCGCGCTCGCGCTCGAACTCGACAGCCGGGTCGACGGCGTCGGCGTCGACCCCCGCCAGCCGCCGCTGGTGTGGGAGGCGTGGACCGAGGACGGCTGGCAGCCCTGCGAGGTCGACCGCGACGGAACCGGCGGCCTCAACCGCCCCGGCGACGTCGTGCTGCACATCCCGGGCGGCCACGTCCTGTCCCGCAACGGCGGCCACGAGGCGGGCTGGGTGCGCTGCCGCGTCAGCGAACCCCTGACCGGCCAGCCCTTCTACACCACCACCCCCACCATCCGCTCCGCCGAGGCGTTCACCATCGGCGGCACCACCCGCGCGGTGCACGCCGAGACCGTCCACGACGAGGCGCTCGGCGAGTCCACCGGACTGCCGGGCCAGCGGCTGCGCCTGGTCAACGTCCCCGTCGTCGCGGACGACCCGCCGCTGCTGCTCCAGACCGCCGCGCACGAGGGCTGGCAGGACTGGCAGGTCGTCTCCCACTTCGCCGCCTCCGGCCCCGGCGACCGCCATGTGACCCTGGACGCGGCGACCGGCGAGATCGCGTTCGGCCCCGCCGTCCGCGAACCCGACGGCACCCTGCGCCAGTACGGCGCCGTCGCCCCCAAGGGGGCCGTGATCCGCGCCCGCCGCTACCGCACCGGCGGCGGACGCGCCGGCAACGTGGCCCGTGGCGCCGTCCAGGTGCTGCGCACCTCCATCCCGTACGTCTCCGAAGTCGTCAACCGCGAGGCCGCGCGCGGCGGTGTCGACGGCGAGACGGTCGAGGAGGCCAAGCTGAGGGCGCCGATCACCCTGCGCGCCCAGGAGCGCGCCGTCACCCTGCGCGACTACGAGGAGCTCGCCCGCCGCGCCGCCCCCGAGACCGCCCGGATCACCTGTCTGGAGGGCGAGGAGGGCGAACACGGCGCCTACGCGGTCCGGGTCGTGGTCGTCCCGCAGGCCGTGCCCGACCCCGGCGGCCGGCTCCGCTTCGAGCAACTGGTCCCCGGCGACGACCTGCTGGGCCGGATCACCCGCCATCTCGACGAGCGCCGCCTGATCGGCACCCGTCTCGCCGTGGGCCCGCCCTACTACCAGGGCGTCACCGTCGTCGCCACCGTGCACGCCTTCCGCGGCGTCGACACCGACCGGGTGCGCCGCCAGGCCCACGACGCCCTCTACCGCCATCTCGACCCGCTCACCGGCGGCGCCGACGGGCGGGGCTGGCCGTTCGGCCGTCCGGTGCAGTCCGGCGAGGTCTTCGCGGTGCTCCAGCGCGTCCCCGGCGTCGAACTGGTCGACCAGGTCGTCCTGCACCCCGCCGACCCGCTCACCGGCAAACGCGGCGATCCCACCGACCGCATCGACCTCGACGCGCCGTCGCTCGTCTTCTCCTACGACCACCGGGTCCGCGTCATCGGGGATTCGGCGTGA
- a CDS encoding phage tail protein, protein MLPAVFADDDLAQRFVGGLDDVIAPILNVLDCLDTYFDPALTPVDFARWLGTWVGAETDGTEPEDRLRAAVAAAARLHRVRGTRQGLAESVRLAFGVTPHIDESGGAAWSARPLGAFPGAKRPHLHVTLPLPDPTPADTHRLDALVAAARPAHMPYTVEVTTAERISQR, encoded by the coding sequence ATGCTCCCGGCCGTGTTCGCCGACGACGACCTCGCCCAGCGGTTCGTCGGCGGCCTCGACGACGTGATCGCCCCCATCCTCAACGTCCTGGACTGCCTCGACACCTACTTCGACCCCGCCCTGACCCCCGTCGACTTCGCGCGGTGGCTGGGCACCTGGGTCGGCGCGGAGACCGACGGCACCGAACCCGAGGACCGGCTGCGGGCCGCCGTCGCCGCCGCCGCCCGGCTGCACCGGGTGCGCGGCACCCGGCAGGGCCTGGCCGAGTCCGTGCGGCTCGCGTTCGGCGTGACGCCCCACATCGACGAGAGCGGCGGCGCCGCCTGGAGCGCGCGCCCCCTGGGCGCGTTCCCCGGGGCGAAGCGCCCCCATCTGCACGTGACCCTGCCCCTGCCCGACCCCACGCCCGCCGACACCCACCGCCTGGACGCGCTCGTCGCCGCGGCCCGCCCCGCCCACATGCCCTACACCGTCGAAGTGACCACGGCCGAGAGGATCTCGCAGCGATGA